AACAGCGGCAATCCCTGCATCGAATCATCCGTATCGCCGATGCGGTAATCGGAATTCGGGGGCGTTCGCAGGTTCGACGGCATTTCCCGGGGAATCGGCTTGAACGCAATCGGCAATCCTCGCGAGCGCCTGGACGAATGCGAGTCGTTGCGTGGCATCGCCATTGTCCTGGTCTTTTTCTATCACTTTCTCGGCTCCTTGCGCGGCTACATGCCGAACCCCCAGGCCAGCTACGCCACGGCACTGTTTTTCGGGGGCAGTATCGGGGTGGACCTGTTTTTTGTATTGAGCGGCTTCCTGCTTTCGCTGCCCTACATCCGCGGCAGTCCGATGGTGCTCAGGCAGTTCTTCGGCAATCGTGCGTTGCGCATTCTCCCCATGTACTACCTCATGGTGCTGGCAGGCGCTGCCTGGAAGGGAGATTGGCGCGCCGCGACGCACGCAGCCCTGTTCCAGAACATCAGCCTGGACACCCTGCTTCCGTTCGGCCTGGTCTGGTGGAGTCTTGCGATCGAAGTCCAGTTCTATCTCGTGCTGCCGCTCGCGGTCTGGCTGGCTCGCCTGAAACAGGGAAGGTACCTGCTTGCAGCCGTGTTGCTCGGCTTGTGCTTCTGCTATTGGAAACTCGCAACGCCGGCGGCGTCCGAGTTCTGGGCTGCCCAGCGCAGCACCCTGTTGGGCCGCTGGCCACAATTTGCCATCGGCATTGCGGCCGCCTGGGCACACCATTGCTACGGTCCCATGCTGCGAAGCTTGAGCGTGCGGAAGCGTCGATGGCTCGGCACGTGTGTCGCGCTTGCCGCCCTCGCCATGATCGATGTCCTGGCAGCCCATGGCCTGCGCCAGTTTGGCATGCTGCAGTTCGGGTATTGGTACGCGAATTACCTGTATGTGTCGACTCTGTGGGCCGTGTTCCTGGTGGCCCTGATCGATCTACTTCCCGCATTCCGCAAAGTCGTGGTCAACCCCGTGCTGCACCGTATCGGCTTGTGGTCGTATTCGATCTATCTCGTGCACGCCGTATTCATCGTCTTCGCCGTCGTAAAGCTGGACATCCAGCCGTCCGACGAGCTGCTGAGCCATCACTTGTCCAATCTGATGCTGTTCATCTACATGGCCGGCGCCACTTTGCTTGTCTCCGCAGCAACCTATCAACTGATTGAAAGGCCATTTCTGAGGCTGAAGCACAGCAGGTTCCTGTTGATCGGCAAGGTTCGCGAAGACGTCATGTAATCCGGTGCACCCGTGGCCACGAAAGCGCTCGGTGCCATCGCGCCGGTGCGCCCATTGCGCCTCAGCCCGCTTGAACCTCGGGCCGCATGTACGGGAACAGCAGCACGTCGCGGATCGAGGCCGAGCCGGTCAGCAGCATCACCAGCCGGTCGATGCC
This is a stretch of genomic DNA from Rhodanobacter sp. FDAARGOS 1247. It encodes these proteins:
- a CDS encoding acyltransferase encodes the protein MNAIGNPRERLDECESLRGIAIVLVFFYHFLGSLRGYMPNPQASYATALFFGGSIGVDLFFVLSGFLLSLPYIRGSPMVLRQFFGNRALRILPMYYLMVLAGAAWKGDWRAATHAALFQNISLDTLLPFGLVWWSLAIEVQFYLVLPLAVWLARLKQGRYLLAAVLLGLCFCYWKLATPAASEFWAAQRSTLLGRWPQFAIGIAAAWAHHCYGPMLRSLSVRKRRWLGTCVALAALAMIDVLAAHGLRQFGMLQFGYWYANYLYVSTLWAVFLVALIDLLPAFRKVVVNPVLHRIGLWSYSIYLVHAVFIVFAVVKLDIQPSDELLSHHLSNLMLFIYMAGATLLVSAATYQLIERPFLRLKHSRFLLIGKVREDVM